A window from Cellulomonas sp. C5510 encodes these proteins:
- a CDS encoding urease subunit gamma, protein MHLTPADTEKLLLAVAGMVARDRRDRGVRLNHPETVALLTTWVIERAREGAGVEELMVAGREVLGRDDVMEGVAEMLTDVQVEATFPDGRKLVTLHHPIA, encoded by the coding sequence GTGCACCTGACACCGGCCGACACCGAGAAGCTGCTCCTCGCCGTGGCGGGGATGGTGGCGCGCGACCGGCGGGACCGCGGCGTCCGGCTCAACCACCCCGAGACGGTGGCGCTGCTGACCACCTGGGTGATCGAGCGGGCCCGGGAGGGCGCCGGCGTCGAGGAGCTCATGGTGGCCGGCCGCGAGGTCCTCGGCCGCGACGACGTCATGGAGGGCGTCGCGGAGATGCTGACCGACGTGCAGGTCGAGGCCACGTTCCCCGACGGGCGCAAGCTCGTCACCCTCCACCACCCGATCGCCTGA
- the ureB gene encoding urease subunit beta produces MAAPSRSGPGAVRVDPDAGPITLNADRAPHERLSLVIENTGDRPVQIGSHLHLPDANPALAFDRAAAHGFRLDVPSGTSQRFEPGASRRVEAVALRGARRVPGLQRGKADGGRLDG; encoded by the coding sequence TTGGCCGCCCCCTCACGCTCCGGCCCCGGCGCCGTCCGGGTCGACCCCGACGCCGGGCCGATCACGCTCAACGCCGACCGGGCCCCGCACGAGCGTCTCAGCCTCGTCATCGAGAACACCGGCGACCGTCCCGTGCAGATCGGCTCCCACCTGCACCTGCCCGACGCCAACCCCGCGCTCGCCTTCGACCGCGCGGCCGCGCACGGGTTCCGGCTCGACGTGCCGTCCGGCACCTCGCAGCGGTTCGAGCCCGGCGCCTCGCGCCGGGTGGAGGCGGTCGCCCTGCGCGGCGCCCGCCGCGTCCCCGGCCTGCAGCGCGGCAAGGCGGACGGGGGACGCCTCGATGGCTGA